Proteins encoded within one genomic window of Bacteroides sedimenti:
- a CDS encoding MraY family glycosyltransferase has protein sequence MKEYLIYISFIALSFILALVIESFLLPKIIAISRKKCLFDIPDERKQHGALISRLGGISFLPTLLLATTITLFISIKVNETTDYSQFYDILTDFMMVVSGVMILYIIGIKDDLTEVNYRKKFVAQFIASIFLILSGTYINNLYGLFGIYYIPMWIGAPLTILLCIFITNSINLIDGIDGLASGICGIALTFYGCLFFVSEQWTYAIICFSMLGTLTSFFYFNVLSRRNKIFMGDTGSLMLGFLLSFLGIRLAMNLPEITSFTPEGGILTIGSALFVPMFDTIKVMYARIRVHRNMFCPDRRHIHHRLIDIGFSNRATMLMIIAASLLITLTNFIALNYIDINIVFFIDLLVIYTYNKVIATARNKKREREISLARFPQKGSQNSCETLM, from the coding sequence ATGAAAGAATATTTAATTTATATATCGTTTATAGCTCTGAGTTTCATTCTGGCTCTAGTCATAGAAAGTTTTCTTCTACCCAAAATAATAGCAATTTCAAGAAAAAAATGTTTATTTGACATTCCAGACGAAAGGAAACAACATGGAGCCCTTATCTCCCGTTTAGGAGGTATCTCTTTTTTGCCAACATTACTCTTAGCAACCACAATTACACTCTTTATCAGTATAAAAGTTAATGAGACTACCGATTATAGTCAATTTTATGATATTCTGACAGATTTTATGATGGTTGTATCGGGAGTAATGATACTCTATATTATAGGAATTAAAGATGATTTAACCGAGGTAAATTATCGGAAAAAGTTTGTGGCACAATTTATCGCATCTATATTTCTGATACTGAGCGGTACTTACATCAATAATCTATATGGCTTATTTGGTATTTACTATATTCCAATGTGGATTGGCGCACCTTTAACCATCTTATTATGCATTTTTATTACTAACTCAATAAATCTTATTGACGGGATAGATGGTCTGGCTTCTGGCATTTGCGGAATAGCATTAACCTTTTATGGTTGTTTGTTTTTTGTTAGCGAACAATGGACATATGCTATTATTTGCTTTTCCATGTTAGGCACATTAACCTCTTTCTTCTATTTTAATGTACTTAGTCGTAGAAACAAAATATTCATGGGTGATACGGGATCTCTGATGCTGGGATTTTTACTTTCTTTCCTAGGTATTAGACTTGCCATGAATCTACCCGAAATAACATCATTCACTCCTGAAGGAGGCATCCTGACTATTGGTTCTGCACTTTTCGTTCCTATGTTTGACACCATCAAAGTGATGTACGCGAGAATCCGTGTACATCGGAACATGTTTTGTCCAGATAGAAGGCATATTCATCACCGGCTTATTGACATTGGTTTTTCAAACAGGGCAACAATGTTAATGATTATTGCAGCATCTTTATTAATAACCTTAACTAATTTTATTGCACTAAATTATATTGATATCAACATTGTTTTCTTCATTGATTTACTAGTAATATACACTTATAACAAAGTCATTGCTACAGCAAGAAACAAGAAAAGAGAAAGAGAAATTTCACTTGCTCGGTTCCCCCAAAAGGGATCGCAGAACAGTTGCGAAACATTGATGTAA
- a CDS encoding L-rhamnose mutarotase, which translates to METKKTGYKVQEYNQPVKRYCQTLDLRDDQELIAEYIKRHREPWPEIREGIREVGILEMEIFLLGTRLFMIVETPLDFEWDVAMAKLATLPRQAEWEEYMSVFQLVSPGASSSEKWQLMERIFTNKSQK; encoded by the coding sequence ATGGAAACAAAAAAGACAGGCTACAAAGTACAAGAGTATAATCAACCCGTGAAACGCTATTGCCAGACTCTGGATTTGAGAGATGATCAGGAGCTGATTGCCGAATACATAAAGAGACATCGTGAACCATGGCCCGAGATTCGGGAAGGTATCCGTGAGGTGGGTATTCTGGAAATGGAAATTTTTCTATTGGGAACAAGACTTTTTATGATTGTTGAGACTCCTTTGGATTTTGAATGGGATGTCGCAATGGCCAAACTGGCTACTCTTCCTCGTCAGGCTGAATGGGAAGAGTATATGTCTGTTTTTCAATTGGTATCACCAGGAGCTTCTTCTTCAGAGAAATGGCAATTAATGGAACGGATTTTTACTAATAAATCTCAAAAATAA
- a CDS encoding glycoside hydrolase family 125 protein, with protein sequence MTSRRDFLKKGGLGLAALAVGSTLDTYGKSVSSVFQKEAFASKRPELAKRHFTSKAVEETIVRIKKKIKDPKLAWMFENCYPNTLDTTVNFRMIDNKPDTFVYTGDIHAMWLRDSSAQVWPYMSLVEKDPQLKLLFQGVIRRQTKCILIDPYANAFNDGPTGSEWATDLTTMKPELHERKWEIDSLCFPIRLAYGYWKQTSDTSVFDSTWQDAMRLVVKTFKEQQRKNGLGPYKFQRVTEKQLDTQSNDGYGSPVNPVGLIVSTFRPSDDASTFGFLIPSNLFAVTSLRQVAEISRKVTRDATFARECEALSDEVMAAIQKYGIVDHPKYGKIYAYEVDGYGSVLLMDDANVPGLLSLPYIDCASVNDEIYQNTRKYVWSSDNPYFFKGTAGEGIGGPHVSHVSLDMIWPLSILMKAMTSTDDIEIRKCLKMLRDTDADTGFMHESFYKDNPKKYTRDWFAWVNSTFGELILKLESQNKLHLLS encoded by the coding sequence ATGACTTCACGCAGAGATTTTTTGAAAAAAGGAGGCCTGGGACTTGCAGCTCTTGCCGTTGGCAGTACTCTGGATACTTATGGAAAATCAGTTTCCTCTGTTTTCCAGAAAGAGGCATTTGCAAGTAAACGTCCTGAATTGGCTAAGCGCCATTTTACCTCAAAAGCAGTTGAAGAAACAATTGTAAGAATAAAGAAGAAAATCAAGGACCCCAAACTGGCCTGGATGTTTGAAAATTGTTATCCTAATACACTGGATACCACAGTCAACTTTAGAATGATTGATAACAAACCGGATACATTTGTGTATACCGGTGATATCCATGCCATGTGGTTGCGCGACTCTTCAGCTCAGGTTTGGCCGTACATGTCACTGGTTGAGAAAGACCCGCAGTTGAAGCTGTTGTTCCAAGGGGTAATTCGTCGCCAGACAAAATGTATTCTGATAGATCCATATGCTAATGCCTTTAATGATGGTCCGACAGGAAGTGAATGGGCAACTGACCTCACAACCATGAAACCCGAACTTCATGAACGTAAATGGGAAATAGATTCGTTGTGCTTCCCAATTCGTCTGGCTTACGGCTACTGGAAACAGACTTCAGACACATCGGTGTTTGATTCTACTTGGCAAGATGCCATGCGTCTGGTTGTTAAGACATTCAAAGAACAACAGAGGAAAAATGGACTCGGACCGTATAAATTCCAACGTGTCACCGAGAAGCAATTAGATACACAATCCAATGATGGATATGGCTCTCCGGTAAATCCAGTCGGGCTGATTGTATCAACTTTCCGTCCATCTGACGATGCTTCAACATTTGGTTTCCTGATTCCGTCCAATCTTTTTGCGGTAACATCTTTGAGACAGGTGGCTGAAATTTCACGCAAAGTTACACGTGATGCTACTTTTGCCCGTGAATGTGAAGCTTTGTCCGACGAAGTTATGGCTGCTATACAGAAATACGGGATTGTTGATCATCCGAAATATGGAAAAATCTACGCATACGAAGTGGATGGTTACGGAAGTGTGTTGCTGATGGACGACGCTAATGTTCCAGGTTTATTGTCGTTGCCATACATTGATTGCGCTTCGGTGAATGATGAGATTTATCAGAATACCCGCAAATATGTATGGAGCAGTGATAATCCTTACTTCTTCAAAGGTACAGCAGGAGAAGGTATTGGCGGCCCCCACGTTTCTCACGTGAGTTTGGATATGATCTGGCCGTTAAGCATCCTCATGAAAGCAATGACCAGTACGGATGATATCGAGATAAGAAAATGCCTGAAGATGTTGCGTGATACGGATGCTGATACTGGATTTATGCATGAATCATTCTACAAGGATAATCCGAAAAAGTATACCCGCGATTGGTTTGCCTGGGTTAATTCAACCTTTGGTGAATTAATCCTGAAACTGGAAAGTCAGAACAAGCTTCATTTGCTTTCCTAA
- a CDS encoding HAD family hydrolase — MKKLVIFDLDGTLLNTIADLAQSTNYALKECGFPEHEEEEYKYFVGNGIYKLFERALPESEKSEENIANVRKHFLIHYGVHNMDHSCPYPGIMNLLENLHKKGLKLAVASNKYQAATERLIKHYFSEIPFVAVFGQREGVKAKPDPTIVEDILAIFPVDKKDVLYVGDTGIDMQTALNAGITAAGVTWGFRQRAELEQYSPAYIVNQAEEILELIS, encoded by the coding sequence ATGAAGAAATTAGTAATATTCGATTTAGACGGAACCCTATTGAACACCATTGCCGACTTGGCTCAAAGCACCAATTATGCATTGAAAGAGTGCGGTTTCCCGGAACATGAAGAAGAGGAATATAAATATTTTGTGGGTAACGGCATTTACAAACTATTTGAGCGTGCTTTGCCCGAAAGTGAAAAAAGTGAGGAAAACATTGCAAATGTCCGCAAACATTTCCTGATTCACTACGGAGTACATAACATGGACCATAGCTGTCCCTACCCTGGTATTATGAATTTACTTGAAAATCTTCACAAAAAAGGATTAAAACTTGCTGTTGCGTCCAATAAATATCAGGCAGCTACAGAAAGGCTTATTAAACATTACTTCAGTGAAATTCCCTTTGTGGCAGTATTCGGACAACGGGAAGGAGTCAAGGCTAAACCCGATCCTACTATCGTGGAAGATATCCTTGCGATTTTTCCAGTAGATAAAAAGGATGTGCTCTACGTTGGCGACACAGGTATTGATATGCAAACCGCCTTGAATGCGGGAATCACAGCTGCAGGTGTAACATGGGGATTCCGTCAGCGAGCCGAGCTTGAACAATATAGTCCTGCATATATTGTAAACCAGGCTGAAGAAATTCTGGAACTTATTTCTTAA
- a CDS encoding GH92 family glycosyl hydrolase — MKQKALFKSPFKRLFVCLALVACMLPGSAQQTKQSVRKASLTQYVDPFIGTGLHGHVFMGANVPFGAVQVGPVNLSTGWDWCSGYNYADSTIVGFSQTHLSGTGIGDLGDISLMPVIGKVKLAKGTPSKPESGYVSLFSHKQEVARPGYYSVHLKRYNIGVELTATKRVSFHKYTYPKATEAGIIINLEQGIGWDNPMETYITAETDSTISGYRFSKGWANDQRIFFYATFSKPFKNFTVSDTTAVKPGRTLKARRAYGVATFNTAANEVIMVKVAISPVSIENAKLNMKAELAGWNFKRTVANADAAWNKELGKVVVKADSPARMRTFYTALYHTMIAPSVFGDVDKDYRGADKKVHKNASFTNYTTFSLWDTYRAAHPLFTLLQPERTADFVNTMLAIYQQQGELPVWHLMGNETYCMVGCPAVPVIADAYLKGIKGFDRKLAYEAMKNTMMLDGRGLKYVKKYGYIPADSTVESVAMGMEYAIADWSVGQVAKKEGNKEDYNYFDNRGKAYKKYFDASTGFVRGRMADGSWRTPFNPFSSIHRQNDYTEGNAWQYTWLVPQDVEGLIHLFGGDKPFTTKLDSLFLAKGDLGADASPDISGLIGQYAHGNEPSHHITYMYAYVGQPWKTADKVREIMNTLYTDRFDGLCGNEDVGQMSAWYVLSAMGFYPVNPSNGCYVFGSPVINSAVINVGNNKTFTMDVRNNSNVNKYIQRITLNGKEYTKSYIRYQDIMNGGKLVMEMGAKPSSWGTAPADRPQSEM; from the coding sequence ATGAAACAAAAAGCTTTATTTAAAAGTCCTTTTAAGAGACTGTTTGTCTGTCTAGCACTAGTAGCGTGCATGCTTCCTGGTTCAGCTCAACAAACTAAACAGAGTGTTCGCAAGGCAAGTCTTACACAATATGTAGACCCTTTTATTGGGACAGGTTTACATGGACACGTATTTATGGGAGCAAATGTTCCTTTCGGAGCAGTGCAGGTTGGTCCAGTAAACCTCTCAACTGGTTGGGACTGGTGTTCGGGTTATAATTATGCCGATTCAACCATTGTCGGATTCTCTCAGACTCACCTGAGCGGTACCGGAATTGGTGATTTGGGAGATATCTCACTGATGCCTGTTATAGGAAAAGTGAAATTAGCCAAAGGTACCCCTTCAAAACCGGAAAGCGGATATGTTTCTCTGTTTTCACACAAACAAGAAGTTGCCCGTCCCGGATATTACTCGGTTCACCTGAAAAGATACAATATCGGTGTTGAACTGACTGCCACAAAACGTGTCAGCTTCCATAAATACACTTATCCAAAAGCCACAGAGGCCGGAATCATCATAAACCTCGAACAGGGAATCGGTTGGGATAATCCTATGGAAACATATATTACCGCCGAGACTGACAGCACTATCTCCGGATACAGATTCTCCAAAGGATGGGCTAATGATCAACGTATATTTTTCTACGCGACTTTTTCCAAACCATTTAAAAACTTTACAGTATCCGACACAACTGCAGTGAAACCAGGCAGGACATTGAAAGCCCGCAGAGCTTACGGTGTTGCAACATTTAATACAGCTGCCAACGAGGTTATCATGGTTAAGGTAGCCATTTCGCCTGTAAGCATAGAAAATGCAAAGTTAAACATGAAAGCAGAATTGGCCGGATGGAATTTCAAGCGGACAGTAGCCAATGCAGATGCTGCCTGGAATAAGGAACTTGGCAAGGTGGTTGTTAAAGCAGACTCTCCTGCTCGTATGCGCACATTCTATACTGCTTTGTATCATACCATGATAGCACCGTCGGTATTTGGAGACGTAGACAAAGATTATAGAGGAGCAGATAAAAAAGTTCACAAAAATGCCTCTTTCACAAATTATACCACATTCTCATTGTGGGATACTTACCGTGCAGCACATCCTCTTTTTACACTTCTTCAGCCGGAAAGAACTGCTGATTTTGTGAATACCATGCTTGCTATCTATCAGCAACAGGGAGAGCTTCCGGTATGGCATCTGATGGGTAATGAAACCTACTGTATGGTGGGATGCCCCGCTGTTCCGGTTATTGCAGATGCATATCTGAAAGGAATCAAAGGTTTTGATAGAAAACTCGCTTATGAAGCAATGAAGAATACTATGATGCTTGATGGTAGAGGACTGAAATACGTGAAAAAATATGGATATATACCTGCTGATAGTACTGTTGAATCTGTTGCTATGGGTATGGAATATGCCATTGCAGACTGGAGCGTGGGTCAGGTAGCCAAAAAAGAAGGAAATAAAGAAGATTACAATTATTTCGACAACCGGGGTAAAGCCTACAAGAAGTACTTCGATGCAAGTACTGGTTTCGTTCGTGGACGTATGGCTGATGGCTCTTGGAGAACTCCTTTCAATCCGTTCTCTTCCATTCACCGCCAGAATGATTATACAGAAGGAAACGCATGGCAGTATACCTGGCTTGTTCCGCAGGATGTCGAAGGATTGATTCACCTTTTCGGAGGAGACAAACCCTTTACTACCAAGCTTGATTCGTTGTTCCTTGCTAAGGGAGATCTAGGTGCAGATGCATCGCCTGATATTAGTGGTCTGATTGGACAATATGCTCATGGTAACGAGCCCAGCCACCATATTACTTATATGTATGCTTATGTGGGGCAGCCATGGAAAACTGCAGATAAGGTACGTGAAATCATGAATACATTATATACCGATCGCTTTGATGGTCTTTGTGGTAACGAAGATGTGGGACAGATGTCTGCATGGTACGTTCTTTCTGCAATGGGATTCTATCCTGTTAATCCGTCAAACGGATGCTATGTTTTTGGTAGTCCGGTTATTAACAGCGCTGTCATAAATGTGGGTAATAACAAGACTTTCACTATGGATGTCCGAAATAATAGCAATGTAAATAAATATATTCAACGTATAACCTTGAACGGAAAAGAGTACACAAAATCTTATATCCGTTACCAGGATATCATGAACGGAGGAAAACTGGTGATGGAGATGGGTGCTAAACCTTCTTCCTGGGGTACTGCACCGGCCGATCGCCCTCAATCTGAAATGTAA
- a CDS encoding enoyl-ACP reductase FabI → MSYNLLKGKRGIIFGALNEQSIAWKVAVRAVEEGATITLSNTPVAVRMGEVSALAEQLNCEVIPADATSVEDLEEVFRRSMAILGGPVDFVLHSIGMSPNVRKKRTYDDLDYDLLAKTIDISAISFHKMLQVAKKMNAVAEYGSIIALTYVAAQRTLFGYNDMADAKAMLESIARSFGYIYGREHNVRVNTISQSPTMTTAGSGIKGMDKLIDFSDRMSPLGNADADECADYCITMFSDLTRKVTMQTLFHDGGFSSMGMSLRAMDQYEKSFDQYRDDKGNIIYG, encoded by the coding sequence ATGAGTTACAATTTATTAAAAGGTAAAAGAGGGATAATTTTTGGTGCACTTAACGAGCAATCAATTGCTTGGAAGGTTGCTGTACGTGCTGTTGAAGAAGGTGCTACCATTACATTGTCAAACACTCCGGTAGCCGTGCGTATGGGCGAAGTCTCTGCGCTGGCTGAGCAATTAAATTGTGAGGTGATTCCAGCAGATGCTACATCTGTGGAAGATCTTGAAGAAGTATTCAGACGCTCAATGGCAATATTAGGCGGACCGGTTGACTTTGTTTTGCATTCAATTGGTATGTCTCCTAACGTTCGTAAGAAGCGTACATATGATGATCTGGATTATGATTTGCTTGCTAAAACAATAGATATCTCGGCTATTTCATTTCACAAAATGCTGCAGGTTGCCAAGAAAATGAATGCAGTTGCAGAATATGGATCAATTATTGCTTTGACTTATGTAGCAGCACAACGTACATTGTTCGGATATAACGATATGGCTGATGCTAAAGCAATGCTTGAATCTATTGCACGTAGTTTTGGATATATTTATGGTAGAGAACATAATGTTCGTGTAAATACCATCTCTCAGTCACCAACAATGACTACTGCTGGTTCTGGTATTAAAGGAATGGATAAACTGATTGACTTCTCCGATCGCATGTCTCCGCTGGGAAATGCAGATGCTGATGAATGTGCAGATTATTGTATCACCATGTTCTCCGACCTGACCCGTAAGGTGACTATGCAGACTTTATTCCATGACGGAGGATTCTCTAGCATGGGTATGAGTCTTCGCGCAATGGATCAATACGAAAAGAGCTTTGATCAATACCGCGATGATAAAGGAAACATTATTTACGGATAA
- a CDS encoding gliding motility lipoprotein GldB, producing the protein MRKFIFFCLMCLIFFSCHLASGKKERGNAVERIEIERYDKVLNEYVEFNSFSALKKLNTEYLQETKYLIEDVLRLGQVNDDKINTKLKEFYSDSTLRMLTTDALRKFSDMNRLEKGFKKGFKKLKKEIPALKIPHIYSQISALNESVVVGDSILGFSIDKYMGEDYMLYKRYFYDYQRKSMKPDRILPDCFSFFLFSEYPFPENNKGHLLDVMLYYAKVHYVVSKILEYKSFGEELNYTKHEEEWCKFNSKNIWGYMLQNGHLNSTDPMIIRKYLKQAPNTAFFGDNSPMMTGVWMGMQIVDSYMKNHKNMTLKELLEMNDYTRMLSESRFNP; encoded by the coding sequence ATGAGGAAATTTATATTCTTTTGTCTTATGTGTCTGATCTTTTTTTCCTGTCATCTGGCTTCAGGAAAGAAGGAGCGGGGCAATGCGGTCGAAAGAATAGAAATTGAACGTTATGATAAAGTTCTTAATGAATACGTTGAGTTTAATAGCTTTTCTGCTTTAAAGAAACTAAATACAGAGTATCTGCAAGAAACCAAATACCTTATCGAAGATGTTTTACGCCTTGGACAGGTAAATGACGATAAGATAAACACAAAGTTGAAGGAATTCTATTCTGATTCCACACTTCGTATGCTTACAACAGATGCTTTAAGAAAGTTCAGCGATATGAACCGTCTTGAAAAAGGTTTCAAAAAAGGATTCAAAAAACTAAAGAAAGAAATTCCGGCGCTTAAAATTCCTCATATATATTCTCAGATATCCGCATTAAACGAGTCGGTTGTTGTGGGTGATTCCATTCTTGGCTTTAGTATTGACAAATACATGGGCGAAGATTACATGCTCTATAAACGCTATTTCTACGATTATCAGCGAAAAAGCATGAAGCCTGATCGTATTTTGCCGGATTGTTTCAGCTTTTTTCTGTTTAGCGAGTATCCTTTCCCTGAGAATAACAAGGGACATTTGCTGGATGTGATGCTTTATTATGCGAAAGTGCATTATGTGGTTTCAAAAATACTCGAATACAAGAGCTTCGGTGAAGAGTTGAACTATACAAAACACGAAGAGGAGTGGTGCAAATTCAATAGCAAGAATATTTGGGGATACATGTTACAGAACGGACATCTAAACAGTACCGACCCGATGATTATTCGCAAATATCTTAAGCAAGCCCCTAATACAGCTTTCTTTGGTGATAATTCGCCAATGATGACAGGTGTGTGGATGGGAATGCAGATTGTGGACTCATATATGAAGAACCATAAGAATATGACGCTTAAGGAACTTCTCGAGATGAATGATTATACCCGTATGCTCTCGGAGTCGAGATTTAACCCTTAA
- a CDS encoding glycoside hydrolase family 2 protein, with the protein MKRNSFIVWLFLLCFTGVTAQNRYELNSGWKCRSIEDEKATGEAISTPSYSLSAWKNAVVPGTVLTTLLANKEIPDPFYGMNNELIPDIYKTGRDHYTYWFVKSFKEETPVNGNQVWLTFRGINYSCKIYLNGQLVNKEPYEGMFLRKTFNITSMLSKSGDNRLAVIVYPPNPVGNPNGGQGGDGAIARNVSHQYVAGWDWIQPIRDRNTGIWDKVYIEKTGSVNLVNPHIVTLVPGKRVPDGVQKDAVIKVSAELENASAEKISGVLKFSVEGDVVSQKVSIEPHKTVKVSLPNYILKNPKLWWPAGYGEQNLYKSELTFEKEDKTVSDSETVQFGVREIQTPWNPITQSRETHVNGQKIFIKGGNWIISDAMLRFSPERYDAEIRFHRDMNLNLIRIWGGALVERPEFYEACDRYGMLVFQDFWMSGDCNGRWLDPFKIDDQWTRRKYPDNHNLFLESAADMIKMVRNHPSLAIWCGGNEIAPPDDILHTLRDSILPALDGTRIFFDYSNTEKMSLNTIGGNGDGPYTIQPLSVFWNHKTWPFNSEVGSVGVGDYESLKRFIPEKNMNLPVHHPNQKPSETADSVWTYHTYTGVGYEGSLEPYGTPKDIHDFCRKAQLVNYDQYRGLMEGFSSHMWSWYTGVIIWKTQNPWTAMRGQMYDYYLDVNACLYGLRNGSEKLHAMCNPVDGTLMLVNNGFDPVSNLTLVANWIDMDGKNSLIKQETSSIDASCSKKLNNIKKELDVLAKEKGGFLQLQLMGANKNVVSENIYWQPDGNGKYSGLAQMKEAKLKVAVKPLKAGKLEVTLSNPTGNPVAFFNRISVVDKKSGERILPTFFSDNYCSVVPGGEKKIEVEYNASSKSRLVVTVSGWNVAEKEISIPKIK; encoded by the coding sequence ATGAAAAGAAACAGTTTTATTGTTTGGCTATTCTTGTTATGTTTTACCGGTGTAACTGCTCAAAACCGCTATGAGCTAAATAGCGGATGGAAATGCAGATCGATAGAAGATGAGAAAGCTACGGGAGAAGCTATTTCAACTCCCTCTTATTCGTTGTCGGCATGGAAGAATGCCGTTGTTCCAGGTACTGTCCTGACCACTTTGCTGGCAAATAAAGAGATTCCGGATCCATTTTACGGAATGAATAATGAGCTTATTCCTGATATTTATAAGACAGGAAGAGACCATTATACCTATTGGTTTGTTAAGAGTTTCAAGGAAGAAACTCCCGTAAATGGGAACCAAGTATGGCTTACATTCAGAGGAATAAACTATAGTTGTAAGATTTATTTAAACGGACAGCTGGTTAATAAAGAACCTTATGAAGGAATGTTTCTGCGCAAAACATTCAATATTACAAGCATGTTGTCAAAAAGTGGTGATAACCGTTTGGCAGTGATTGTCTATCCTCCTAATCCTGTAGGTAACCCGAATGGAGGGCAAGGAGGCGACGGGGCGATTGCACGTAATGTTTCTCACCAATATGTAGCTGGATGGGACTGGATTCAACCAATCAGAGACCGTAATACCGGAATATGGGATAAGGTCTATATCGAGAAAACAGGTAGCGTGAATCTTGTTAATCCGCATATCGTAACACTTGTTCCAGGGAAACGTGTTCCAGATGGAGTGCAGAAAGATGCAGTGATAAAGGTTTCGGCCGAACTTGAGAATGCTTCCGCAGAAAAAATATCGGGAGTTCTGAAGTTCTCTGTTGAAGGGGATGTTGTCTCTCAAAAGGTGAGCATTGAACCTCATAAAACAGTTAAAGTCTCTTTGCCTAACTATATACTGAAAAACCCGAAGTTGTGGTGGCCTGCAGGTTATGGCGAACAAAACCTTTACAAATCTGAACTGACGTTTGAAAAAGAAGATAAAACTGTTTCCGATAGTGAAACTGTTCAGTTTGGTGTGAGAGAGATTCAAACGCCATGGAACCCGATTACACAAAGCCGTGAGACTCATGTGAACGGGCAGAAAATATTTATAAAAGGTGGAAACTGGATTATCTCGGATGCAATGCTTCGTTTTTCTCCTGAACGGTATGACGCGGAAATTCGCTTCCATCGTGATATGAACCTCAATTTAATCCGCATCTGGGGTGGTGCTTTGGTTGAACGTCCTGAGTTCTATGAAGCTTGCGACCGTTACGGTATGTTGGTTTTCCAAGATTTCTGGATGTCTGGCGACTGCAACGGAAGATGGCTCGATCCTTTTAAAATAGACGACCAATGGACAAGACGCAAATATCCGGATAATCATAACCTCTTCCTTGAATCTGCTGCTGACATGATTAAAATGGTACGCAACCATCCTTCATTGGCAATCTGGTGCGGAGGAAATGAAATAGCGCCTCCCGATGATATTCTTCATACATTGCGCGATTCAATATTGCCGGCTCTGGATGGAACCCGCATCTTCTTTGATTACTCAAACACTGAGAAGATGTCTTTGAATACAATCGGTGGTAATGGTGATGGTCCTTACACAATTCAGCCTCTGAGTGTGTTCTGGAACCACAAGACCTGGCCTTTCAACTCGGAAGTAGGTTCTGTAGGTGTTGGTGATTATGAATCTCTGAAACGGTTTATCCCGGAAAAGAACATGAATCTACCTGTTCATCACCCTAACCAGAAACCGAGTGAAACTGCTGATTCTGTATGGACATATCATACCTATACCGGTGTTGGCTACGAAGGTTCTCTTGAGCCTTACGGTACTCCAAAGGATATTCATGATTTTTGCCGCAAAGCTCAGTTGGTGAATTATGATCAGTACCGTGGACTGATGGAAGGATTCAGCTCACATATGTGGAGCTGGTATACAGGGGTCATCATCTGGAAGACTCAAAACCCATGGACGGCTATGCGTGGTCAGATGTACGATTATTATCTTGATGTAAACGCCTGTCTATATGGATTGAGAAACGGAAGTGAAAAACTGCATGCTATGTGCAACCCGGTTGACGGTACTTTGATGCTTGTTAATAATGGCTTCGATCCGGTTTCAAATCTTACTTTAGTGGCTAATTGGATTGATATGGATGGAAAGAACAGCCTGATTAAACAGGAAACATCTTCTATCGATGCTTCCTGCAGCAAAAAGCTTAACAATATTAAAAAAGAACTTGATGTTCTTGCCAAGGAAAAGGGTGGATTCCTACAATTGCAGCTGATGGGCGCAAATAAGAATGTTGTAAGTGAGAATATATACTGGCAACCTGATGGAAATGGCAAATATTCGGGCTTGGCACAGATGAAGGAAGCCAAACTGAAAGTTGCTGTTAAGCCATTGAAAGCTGGTAAACTGGAGGTTACACTCTCAAATCCGACAGGTAACCCGGTTGCATTCTTTAACCGTATATCTGTTGTTGATAAAAAGAGTGGCGAAAGAATTCTTCCAACATTCTTCAGTGACAATTACTGTTCTGTAGTTCCTGGAGGAGAGAAGAAGATTGAAGTAGAATACAACGCTTCATCCAAATCACGTTTGGTAGTAACAGTTTCCGGATGGAATGTTGCAGAGAAAGAGATTTCCATTCCAAAAATTAAATAA